The proteins below come from a single Euleptes europaea isolate rEulEur1 chromosome 5, rEulEur1.hap1, whole genome shotgun sequence genomic window:
- the TFAM gene encoding transcription factor A, mitochondrial produces the protein MAAALLARVLSAVPGPRYLLRCSNTCMVEKWFSKYISSDNRPKQPLTAYIRFYKDQQPIYRKQNPDISPLDITRQIAHAWRELPSCDKQAYEAAAKIERQTYKEQMAKYKAQLTPAQEEALKEEKRRKVAKRRATRRKRQLTVLGKPKRPRTTFNIFMSEHFQEAKGASVTGKMKNLFEEWQKLPSSIKQTYYQLAEDDKIRYENEMKLWEEHMAEIGRDDLIRIKNRRKMSKEKKTVRKATLKKRDTTLKKPLGSKRASPAPSVKKSEE, from the exons ATGGCGGCCGCGCTGCTCGCCCGTGTTCTATCGGCGGTGCCCGGTCCGCGGTACCTTCtcag ATGTAGTAATACCTGCATGGTGGAGAAGTGGTTTTCAAAATATATTAGTTCAGATAACCGTCCAAAGCAGCCTCTGACAGCCTACATACGCTTTTATAAAGACCAGCAACCGATTTATAGGAAACAAAATCCAG ATATAAGTCCTTTGGACATAACAAGACAGATAGCACATGCTTGGAGGGAGCTGCCATCATGTGACAAACAA gcTTATGAAGCAGCTGCAAAGATTGAAAGGCAGACTTACAAAGAACAGATGGCCAAATACAAAGCCCAGTTAACTCCTGCTCAGGAAGAAGCTTtgaaagaagaaaagagaaggaaagtgGCAAAAAGAAGGGCAACAAGGAGAAAAAGA caaTTAACAGTGCTTGGAAAACCTAAAAGACCTCGTACTACCTTCAATATTTTTATGTCTGAACACTTCCAAGAAGCTAAAGGAGCCTCAGTTACG GGAAAGATGAAAAATCTATTCGAAGAATGGCAAAAATTGCCCAGTTCTATAAAACAG ACGTATTATCAGCTTGCTGAAGATGATAAGATCCGGTATGAAAATGAAATGAAGTTATGGGAGGAACATATGGCAGAAATTGGCCGTGACGATCTTATACGTATtaaaaacagaaggaaaatgtctaaagaaaagaaaactgtaagaaaagcaactttaaaaaagcGGGATACAACTTTAAAGAAGCCATTGGGAAGCAAAAGGGCTTCACCAGCACCTAGTGTGAAGAAATCTGAAGAATAA